A portion of the Bacillus thuringiensis genome contains these proteins:
- a CDS encoding sulfite exporter TauE/SafE family protein, with the protein MAIIITMLVMGILLGFVGAGGAGFIIAILTLVFQIPIHVALATSLTAMAFTTLSGVVSHYREGNVALIIGGIVGGFGAIGSYIGSKFGSLIPAHLLHWFTAGMLFLSAIFMFIKLIMFKNKEQSSSYKHKEFSANYLLKCVCLGLVTGMMAGSFGIGSAPFIQLGLMVLLGLTIQQSVGTTMLVILPIAIGGGLGYSSEGYLDYILLLQVLIGTMLGAYIGAKFTNYAPRTLLRFSMIMTPVLAGCMLLME; encoded by the coding sequence GTGGCAATTATTATAACAATGTTAGTAATGGGTATTTTATTAGGATTTGTTGGAGCTGGAGGAGCTGGGTTTATTATCGCGATACTCACTTTAGTATTCCAAATTCCTATTCATGTTGCTCTTGCAACATCTTTAACTGCAATGGCATTTACGACATTATCAGGTGTTGTAAGTCATTACCGTGAAGGCAATGTTGCACTTATTATAGGCGGGATTGTTGGGGGATTTGGCGCAATTGGCTCTTATATTGGTTCTAAATTTGGTTCACTTATACCAGCACATCTTCTTCATTGGTTTACAGCTGGGATGTTATTTTTATCGGCAATTTTTATGTTTATTAAATTAATTATGTTCAAAAACAAAGAACAGTCGTCTTCATATAAACATAAAGAGTTTTCCGCGAACTACTTGTTGAAATGTGTATGCCTTGGATTAGTTACTGGAATGATGGCTGGTTCATTTGGGATTGGTTCTGCACCGTTTATTCAACTTGGATTAATGGTTCTATTGGGACTTACGATTCAGCAATCTGTAGGGACAACAATGCTTGTTATATTACCGATTGCAATTGGAGGCGGGCTAGGATATAGTTCGGAAGGATATTTAGATTATATATTGTTATTGCAAGTATTGATTGGGACCATGTTAGGGGCATACATTGGCGCGAAGTTTACAAATTATGCACCGCGAACGCTTTTGAGGTTTTCGATGATTATGACACCGGTTTTAGCTGGATGTATGCTATTGATGGAATAA
- a CDS encoding BC1881 family protein has protein sequence MKAIPTDVLSKELMEREGVISITVKEFEKIEVAGVVVAGPAVILINQD, from the coding sequence GTGAAAGCAATCCCGACTGATGTCCTGAGTAAAGAATTGATGGAAAGAGAAGGAGTTATATCTATTACAGTAAAGGAATTTGAAAAGATAGAAGTAGCTGGAGTAGTGGTCGCTGGTCCAGCGGTTATTTTGATTAATCAAGATTAA
- a CDS encoding NERD domain-containing protein: MNYVLIGAVLILLAVVFVLFYKNKQLESESQQVEFEKKQAIETYENEIAATVIEHKEQQNNLKNMEQKKYNDLQVSANREIENMRMMKNQLAIQHSKERSEIQNKHNNEIHMFQKLIAKLREYTKNGAEMNTYETLHYMKRGFIEQGIILDAEIEIMPNVFIKNNSEINDNRIHHLILCKTGIYLLETKEWEEKLIHGLTKENAGIYSFMIDEMGKYQQEVEKEETFEYIVGKDSSTIQVKNEGNPVYKAKKLSQILYNCLKEMQANSIKEKVKPVVYFYNENGKEIIDLSSEETPRLKDREQIVTFFRNEILAGKIVYTVQELEQIREMISRMNYIVS, from the coding sequence ATGAATTATGTGCTAATAGGTGCGGTTTTAATATTATTAGCTGTAGTATTTGTGCTGTTTTATAAAAATAAACAGTTAGAATCAGAGAGTCAGCAAGTAGAATTTGAAAAGAAACAAGCAATTGAAACGTATGAAAATGAAATTGCAGCTACGGTGATAGAGCATAAAGAACAACAAAATAATTTAAAAAATATGGAACAGAAAAAATACAATGATTTACAAGTAAGTGCAAATAGAGAAATTGAAAATATGCGTATGATGAAAAATCAATTAGCTATACAACATAGTAAAGAACGTAGTGAAATACAAAATAAACATAATAACGAAATACATATGTTTCAAAAATTAATTGCAAAATTACGAGAATATACTAAAAACGGCGCTGAAATGAATACGTACGAAACATTACATTATATGAAGCGAGGATTCATAGAGCAAGGTATCATATTAGATGCTGAAATTGAAATCATGCCGAATGTTTTTATTAAAAATAATAGTGAAATAAACGATAATCGAATCCATCATCTCATCTTGTGCAAAACTGGTATTTATCTACTTGAGACGAAAGAATGGGAAGAGAAATTAATTCATGGTTTAACGAAAGAAAATGCTGGTATATATTCATTTATGATTGATGAAATGGGTAAGTATCAACAAGAAGTTGAAAAAGAAGAGACATTTGAATATATAGTAGGTAAAGATTCGTCAACTATACAAGTGAAAAATGAAGGGAACCCAGTATATAAGGCGAAGAAACTATCTCAAATTTTATACAATTGTTTGAAAGAAATGCAGGCTAATAGTATAAAAGAAAAGGTAAAACCAGTTGTATATTTTTATAATGAAAATGGAAAAGAAATAATAGATCTTTCAAGTGAGGAAACACCTAGATTAAAAGATCGGGAGCAAATTGTAACGTTCTTCAGAAATGAAATCTTAGCAGGGAAAATAGTATATACAGTGCAAGAATTAGAACAGATTCGAGAAATGATTAGCAGGATGAATTATATAGTGAGTTAA
- a CDS encoding GH25 family lysozyme, translating into MQNRSSSNVTFIDVSHWEGNIDWNAVKASGIPAAYAKATEGVNYIDPTFTKNVQAARSANILIGAYHFARPEQNDAISEAKYFVSILQSNQTDLMPVLDLESPTDPSNSNLTGSAISNWARSFINYVKQATGKDVMLYTGVWYINEFGISGLSDIPLWIAKYSSTPPADAGGWTAWTAWQYTDSGQISGVGNCDVSAAVSLEALQGNGASGGGNVSPPNNATPVYGVAIINGDNVNLRSGPSLQSSVIRQLNRGETYEVWGEQDGWLCLGTNQWVYNDPSYIQYKHYVATITGDNVNLRDAPSLKGNVIRQLHHGESYRVWSKEDGWLCLGTNQWIYYDPSYIQYGVQ; encoded by the coding sequence ATGCAAAACAGATCGAGTTCAAATGTTACGTTTATTGATGTGTCTCATTGGGAAGGGAATATTGATTGGAATGCAGTGAAGGCATCTGGAATTCCAGCAGCGTATGCAAAAGCGACAGAAGGTGTAAATTACATTGATCCTACTTTTACTAAAAATGTACAAGCAGCCCGAAGTGCGAATATATTAATTGGTGCATACCATTTTGCACGCCCAGAACAAAATGATGCAATTTCAGAGGCAAAATATTTTGTGAGTATATTACAAAGTAACCAGACAGACTTAATGCCAGTTCTGGATTTAGAATCACCAACAGATCCGAGTAATAGTAATTTAACTGGTAGCGCTATATCGAATTGGGCAAGAAGCTTCATAAATTATGTGAAACAGGCTACTGGAAAAGATGTAATGTTATATACAGGAGTTTGGTATATTAATGAGTTCGGAATCAGCGGATTAAGTGATATTCCACTTTGGATTGCTAAATACTCGAGTACACCGCCTGCTGATGCTGGTGGATGGACAGCGTGGACAGCATGGCAGTACACAGATTCTGGACAAATTTCAGGTGTAGGAAATTGTGATGTATCAGCTGCAGTTTCACTAGAAGCTTTACAAGGGAATGGAGCAAGTGGTGGAGGGAATGTTTCTCCGCCTAATAATGCAACTCCAGTGTATGGGGTTGCTATAATTAATGGAGATAATGTGAATTTGAGAAGTGGACCATCTTTGCAGTCTAGTGTAATTCGCCAATTGAATCGTGGCGAAACATATGAAGTTTGGGGAGAACAAGATGGATGGCTTTGTTTAGGGACAAATCAGTGGGTATATAATGATCCGAGTTATATTCAGTATAAACATTATGTAGCGACTATTACTGGTGATAATGTAAATTTGCGTGACGCTCCATCATTAAAAGGAAATGTTATAAGACAGTTACATCATGGTGAATCGTATCGAGTATGGAGTAAGGAAGATGGATGGCTTTGCTTAGGGACAAATCAATGGATATACTACGATCCAAGTTATATTCAGTATGGTGTACAATAG
- a CDS encoding ABC transporter ATP-binding protein — protein sequence MVEKKRSDLSRLLSYMKPYKGLLSLAFIFLVGATVTEMMGPFLIKQFLDEHLVPRDFEQSALVTLFVIYIVAHLLKVLFTYLNLLYFQNIAFKIVQDMRVEVYEHVQKLSLSFFDRTPIGTLVSRITNDTEAIKDFYVSVLSTFVKNVVFLVGILIAMFLLDVKLALFSLVLIPIMFAIMVLYRRKSAAFYLEVRNQLSVLNAKLNESIQGMNIVQVFRQEKRMRKEFEEVNNKHYSAGRRTLKLDALLLRPATDLVHIVAIALVLGLFGIDALKSPVEVGVLYAFVNYIHRFFQPVNEMMMKLSFFQQALVSSSRVFHLMDEKDLAPVQKGNENPQVVDGDIEFKNVTFSYDGKRDVLKNVSFHVKQGQTVAFVGHTGSGKSTIMNLLMRFYNIKSGNIVIDGVDLEKFEEREIRKKIGLVLQDAFLFAGNVKQNIRMYNEEITDEEVKEAARFVQANTFIEKLPEQYETEVVERGAAFSSGQRQLIAFARTIATNPKVLVLDEATANIDTETEEAIQTALQQMRKGRTTIAIAHRLSTIQDADQIFVMHDGEIVERGTHQELLSEQGLYYNMYLLQNKGSLQKAL from the coding sequence ATGGTAGAGAAGAAGCGAAGTGATTTAAGTAGATTGCTTTCTTATATGAAGCCATATAAAGGGTTGCTATCTTTAGCATTTATCTTTTTAGTTGGTGCGACAGTAACGGAAATGATGGGGCCTTTTTTAATTAAACAATTCCTTGATGAACACCTAGTACCGCGGGATTTTGAACAATCAGCACTCGTTACTTTATTTGTAATTTACATAGTTGCTCATTTATTAAAAGTATTATTTACGTATTTAAATCTATTGTACTTTCAGAACATTGCTTTTAAGATTGTTCAAGATATGCGAGTTGAAGTATATGAACATGTTCAAAAGCTGTCATTAAGTTTCTTTGATCGTACGCCAATTGGTACGCTCGTATCTCGTATAACGAATGATACGGAAGCGATTAAAGATTTTTATGTCAGTGTATTATCAACATTTGTGAAAAATGTAGTCTTTTTAGTAGGTATTTTAATAGCGATGTTTTTATTAGATGTAAAATTAGCGCTATTTTCTCTCGTATTAATTCCGATAATGTTTGCGATTATGGTATTATATCGCCGGAAAAGTGCAGCTTTTTATTTAGAAGTACGTAATCAACTAAGCGTGTTAAATGCAAAATTGAACGAGTCCATACAAGGAATGAATATTGTTCAAGTGTTCAGACAAGAAAAACGTATGAGAAAAGAGTTTGAAGAAGTGAATAATAAACATTATAGTGCAGGACGACGTACTTTGAAGTTAGACGCATTACTTTTACGACCAGCTACGGATTTAGTACATATTGTAGCTATTGCGTTAGTACTAGGTTTATTTGGGATTGATGCCTTAAAGAGCCCTGTTGAAGTAGGAGTTTTATATGCTTTTGTTAACTATATACATCGTTTCTTCCAACCTGTAAATGAGATGATGATGAAATTGTCCTTTTTCCAACAGGCACTTGTTTCGTCATCACGTGTATTTCATTTAATGGACGAGAAAGATTTAGCACCGGTTCAAAAAGGCAATGAGAATCCTCAAGTTGTGGATGGAGATATTGAATTTAAAAATGTTACTTTTTCGTATGATGGAAAGCGTGACGTTTTAAAAAATGTATCATTTCACGTGAAACAAGGGCAAACGGTTGCTTTTGTTGGGCATACTGGTAGCGGAAAAAGTACGATTATGAATTTGTTAATGCGATTTTATAATATTAAGTCAGGAAATATTGTAATAGACGGTGTAGATTTAGAAAAATTTGAAGAACGAGAAATTAGAAAGAAAATAGGACTCGTATTGCAAGATGCATTTTTATTTGCTGGAAATGTAAAGCAAAATATTCGTATGTATAATGAAGAAATTACGGATGAAGAAGTAAAAGAAGCTGCTCGATTTGTGCAAGCGAATACGTTTATTGAAAAGTTACCAGAGCAGTATGAAACAGAAGTAGTAGAAAGAGGTGCAGCATTTTCAAGCGGTCAACGACAATTAATTGCTTTTGCTAGAACGATAGCAACCAATCCGAAAGTATTAGTATTAGATGAAGCAACAGCTAATATCGATACAGAAACAGAAGAGGCTATTCAAACAGCGTTGCAACAAATGCGAAAAGGTAGAACGACGATAGCCATTGCGCATAGGTTATCTACAATTCAAGATGCAGATCAAATTTTTGTGATGCATGATGGAGAGATAGTAGAAAGAGGAACACATCAAGAATTACTAAGTGAGCAAGGTTTGTATTATAATATGTACTTGTTACAAAATAAAGGGAGTTTGCAAAAGGCCTTGTAA
- a CDS encoding ABC transporter ATP-binding protein, which yields MKVFMNLAWFFKQEKRAYITGIILLFGVALLELVAPKVIGIVVDEINDGTLTTDKLLNWVVLLVIVGITMYILRYIWRIMIFGSSLKLARQLRKNLYEHFTKMSPSFYQSNRTGDLMAHATNDIQAIQQTAGAGVLTLVDSLAVGGCVLVAMGFTISWKLTLLSLIPMPIVAISTNYYGTLLHKRFHKAQQSFSEINDKVQESMSGMKVIRSLGQEKEDLQAFRKKSEDVVHKNVLVARIDSLFDPTIALIVGFSFLIAVCYGSVLVVRGELTVGDLVTFTTYLGTLVWPMLAFGWLFNIMERGRASYDRVEKILSQKSDVVNRENAVHTIASGNVSFAVDSFSYKKNELLHLTDIHFDLKKGETLGVVGRTGAGKTTLLKCLIREYDHFNGELKVGERDIRDLTLHGVRSAISYVPQDHFLFSASIGENIAFGKADATYNEITQAAEIACIHNDILQFSEGYETVVGERGVSLSGGQKQRISIARALLTNAEILILDDCLSAVDAKTEETILSALKRERAGKTTIITAHRLSAIQHANLILVVDEGRIVQRGTHEELMKENGWYKEMYESQQLEALVEKGGV from the coding sequence ATGAAAGTGTTTATGAATTTAGCGTGGTTTTTTAAACAAGAAAAACGAGCGTACATAACCGGAATTATTTTATTATTTGGCGTTGCACTTTTAGAACTTGTAGCACCAAAAGTAATTGGAATCGTTGTAGATGAAATTAATGATGGAACATTGACGACCGATAAGTTACTAAATTGGGTTGTACTATTAGTAATTGTAGGTATTACGATGTACATATTACGCTACATATGGCGTATTATGATTTTCGGGTCTTCGTTAAAATTAGCTCGCCAATTACGAAAAAATTTATATGAACATTTTACAAAGATGAGTCCATCTTTCTATCAGTCAAATCGAACAGGTGATTTAATGGCACATGCGACCAATGATATTCAAGCGATTCAGCAAACTGCTGGAGCGGGTGTTTTAACGCTTGTTGACTCATTAGCCGTTGGGGGATGTGTACTCGTAGCGATGGGTTTTACAATTAGTTGGAAGTTAACATTGTTAAGTTTAATTCCGATGCCGATTGTAGCCATTTCGACAAATTATTATGGAACGTTATTACATAAAAGGTTTCATAAAGCACAGCAATCGTTTTCGGAAATTAACGATAAAGTGCAAGAGAGTATGAGTGGAATGAAAGTGATTCGATCGCTTGGACAAGAGAAAGAAGATTTGCAGGCGTTTCGAAAAAAATCAGAAGATGTTGTGCATAAAAATGTGTTAGTCGCACGTATTGATTCGTTATTTGATCCGACAATCGCTCTTATCGTTGGATTTTCTTTTTTAATTGCAGTATGTTACGGATCGGTATTAGTTGTAAGAGGTGAACTAACAGTAGGTGATCTCGTTACATTTACGACATATTTAGGTACCCTCGTTTGGCCAATGTTAGCGTTTGGATGGTTGTTCAATATTATGGAGCGTGGGCGTGCTTCATATGACCGTGTAGAAAAAATTCTTTCACAAAAATCAGATGTAGTAAATAGAGAAAATGCTGTACATACAATAGCGAGCGGTAATGTTTCGTTTGCTGTTGATTCATTTTCGTATAAGAAAAATGAACTGTTACATTTAACCGATATTCACTTTGATTTGAAGAAGGGCGAAACGCTAGGAGTTGTAGGACGTACAGGTGCAGGGAAAACGACTTTATTAAAATGTTTAATCCGTGAGTATGATCATTTTAATGGTGAATTAAAAGTTGGGGAGCGAGATATTCGAGATTTAACACTTCATGGTGTCCGTTCTGCTATTTCATACGTGCCGCAAGATCATTTTTTATTTTCAGCAAGTATTGGTGAGAATATTGCCTTTGGAAAGGCGGATGCTACATATAATGAAATTACCCAAGCTGCAGAGATTGCTTGTATTCATAATGACATCCTCCAATTTTCAGAAGGATATGAAACAGTAGTAGGGGAAAGAGGCGTTTCGTTATCTGGTGGTCAAAAACAGCGAATCTCTATTGCTCGTGCTTTATTAACAAATGCTGAAATTTTAATTTTGGATGATTGTTTATCAGCGGTAGATGCAAAAACAGAAGAGACGATTTTAAGTGCCTTAAAGAGGGAAAGAGCAGGGAAAACGACGATTATTACTGCGCACCGATTAAGTGCAATTCAGCATGCCAATCTTATTCTTGTTGTTGATGAAGGTAGAATTGTACAAAGAGGTACACATGAGGAATTAATGAAGGAAAACGGCTGGTATAAGGAAATGTATGAAAGCCAGCAATTAGAAGCTTTAGTCGAGAAAGGAGGCGTATGA
- a CDS encoding YneF family protein → MPIWLGILVGVVALVAGVALGFFIARKYMMNYLQKNPPINEQMLKMMMMQMGQKPSQKKINQMMSAMNKQQMK, encoded by the coding sequence ATGCCAATTTGGTTAGGTATTCTAGTGGGCGTAGTAGCACTAGTAGCAGGCGTGGCGTTAGGATTTTTCATTGCCCGCAAATACATGATGAATTACTTACAAAAAAATCCACCAATTAACGAACAAATGTTAAAAATGATGATGATGCAAATGGGACAAAAACCTTCCCAAAAGAAAATCAATCAAATGATGAGCGCTATGAACAAGCAACAAATGAAATAA
- the sirA gene encoding sporulation inhibitor of replication protein SirA, giving the protein MKTYELYLIQEDIAKAYFGREYLFFDLFARFSESGSLSEKKVLYKQMMYITMPLQVMKIHHKLEQALRVLGKYDRTHHTHTLYMGAEYGEIMVKPHYIRMNTSGNVSMETTFFEVLRKCELTFLAMDYENTKYGWLNPLKQVRTYV; this is encoded by the coding sequence ATGAAAACGTATGAATTGTATTTAATTCAAGAGGATATTGCGAAAGCTTATTTTGGTCGTGAATATTTGTTTTTTGATTTATTTGCTCGATTTTCAGAATCTGGGTCCCTTTCGGAGAAAAAAGTGTTATATAAGCAAATGATGTATATAACGATGCCATTGCAAGTAATGAAAATTCATCATAAATTAGAACAAGCTTTGCGCGTTCTTGGTAAATATGATAGAACACATCATACACATACACTTTATATGGGAGCGGAGTACGGCGAAATAATGGTGAAACCGCACTATATTCGTATGAATACCTCTGGAAATGTCTCTATGGAAACGACTTTCTTTGAGGTGTTAAGAAAGTGTGAATTAACATTTTTAGCTATGGATTATGAAAATACAAAGTACGGATGGCTGAATCCTCTAAAACAAGTACGAACATATGTGTAA
- the tkt gene encoding transketolase: protein MSHSIEQLSINTIRTLSIDAIEKANSGHPGMPMGAAPMAYTLWTQFMKHNPNNPTWFNRDRFVLSAGHGSMLLYSLLHLSGYDVTMDDLKNFRQWGSKTPGHPEYGHTAGVDATTGPLGQGIATAVGMAMAERHLAAKYNRDAYNVVDHYTYAICGDGDLMEGVSAEASSLAAHLQLGRLVVLYDSNDISLDGDLNRSFSESVEDRYKAYGWQVIRVEDGNDIEAIAKAIEEAKADEKRPTLIEVRTTIGFGSPNKSGKSASHGSPLGVEETKLTKEAYAWTAEQDFHVAEEVYDNFRKTVQDVGETTQAEWNTMLGEYAQAYPELANEFQAAMNGQLPEGWEQNLPTYELGSKAATRNSSGTVINAIAESVPSFFGGSADLAGSNKTYMNNEKDFTRDDYSGKNIWYGVREFAMGAAMNGIALHGGLKTYGGTFFVFSDYLRPAIRLAALMQLPVTYVFTHDSIAVGEDGPTHEPIEQLAALRAMPNVSVIRPADGNESVAAWRLALESTNKPTALVLTRQDLPTLEGAKDDTYEKVAKGAYVVSASKKETADVILLATGSEVSLAVEAQKALAVDGVDASVVSMPSMDRFEAQTAEYKESVLPKAVTKRFAIEMGATFGWHRYVGLEGDVLGIDTFGASAPGEKIMEEYGFTVENVVRKVKEML from the coding sequence ATGTCACATTCAATCGAACAACTTTCTATCAACACGATTCGCACATTATCCATCGATGCGATTGAAAAAGCAAACTCTGGTCACCCAGGAATGCCAATGGGTGCAGCACCAATGGCTTATACATTATGGACTCAATTTATGAAACACAATCCAAATAACCCAACGTGGTTTAACCGTGATCGTTTCGTATTATCTGCAGGTCATGGTTCAATGTTATTATACAGCCTACTTCACCTATCTGGTTATGATGTAACAATGGATGACTTAAAGAACTTCCGTCAATGGGGAAGCAAAACTCCAGGACATCCTGAGTACGGTCATACAGCTGGTGTAGATGCAACGACTGGTCCACTTGGACAAGGTATTGCAACTGCTGTAGGTATGGCAATGGCTGAAAGACATTTAGCTGCTAAATATAACCGTGATGCGTATAATGTAGTAGATCATTATACATACGCTATTTGTGGTGATGGAGATTTAATGGAAGGCGTTTCTGCTGAAGCATCTTCATTAGCTGCTCATTTACAATTAGGTCGCCTTGTTGTGCTTTATGATTCAAACGATATTTCATTAGATGGCGATTTAAATCGTTCATTCTCTGAAAGTGTAGAAGATCGTTACAAAGCATACGGATGGCAAGTAATCCGTGTTGAGGATGGAAACGATATTGAAGCAATCGCGAAAGCAATTGAAGAAGCGAAAGCTGACGAAAAACGCCCAACGCTAATTGAAGTAAGAACGACAATTGGTTTCGGTTCTCCAAACAAATCAGGAAAATCAGCTTCACATGGTTCTCCACTTGGCGTAGAAGAAACAAAATTAACGAAAGAAGCATATGCTTGGACTGCTGAGCAAGACTTCCACGTAGCAGAAGAGGTATACGACAACTTCCGTAAAACAGTACAAGATGTTGGTGAAACTACGCAAGCAGAGTGGAACACTATGCTAGGTGAATATGCACAAGCATACCCAGAATTAGCAAACGAATTCCAAGCAGCAATGAACGGTCAACTTCCAGAAGGTTGGGAGCAAAACTTACCAACTTATGAATTAGGATCAAAAGCAGCAACTCGTAATTCTTCTGGTACTGTAATTAATGCAATTGCAGAGTCTGTACCATCATTCTTCGGTGGATCTGCTGACCTTGCTGGTTCTAACAAAACATACATGAATAACGAAAAAGACTTTACAAGAGACGATTACAGCGGTAAAAACATTTGGTACGGTGTACGTGAGTTCGCAATGGGTGCAGCAATGAACGGTATTGCACTACATGGCGGTTTAAAAACTTACGGTGGTACGTTCTTCGTATTCTCTGATTACTTACGTCCAGCAATTCGCCTTGCAGCATTAATGCAATTGCCAGTAACGTATGTATTCACACATGACAGTATCGCTGTTGGTGAAGATGGTCCAACACATGAACCAATCGAGCAATTAGCAGCGCTTCGTGCAATGCCAAACGTTTCTGTTATCCGTCCAGCTGATGGTAACGAATCTGTTGCAGCTTGGAGACTAGCTTTAGAATCTACAAACAAACCAACTGCTTTAGTATTAACTCGTCAAGACCTTCCAACATTAGAAGGTGCAAAAGATGATACGTATGAAAAAGTAGCAAAAGGTGCATATGTAGTTTCTGCAAGCAAGAAAGAAACGGCTGATGTAATCTTACTTGCAACTGGATCTGAAGTAAGCCTAGCTGTTGAAGCTCAAAAAGCATTAGCAGTAGACGGCGTTGACGCATCTGTTGTCAGCATGCCATCTATGGATCGCTTTGAAGCTCAAACTGCAGAGTACAAAGAATCTGTATTACCAAAAGCAGTAACAAAACGTTTCGCAATCGAAATGGGTGCTACATTCGGATGGCACCGTTACGTAGGTCTTGAAGGAGATGTGTTAGGTATCGATACATTCGGTGCTTCTGCTCCTGGTGAGAAGATTATGGAAGAGTATGGATTTACTGTAGAGAACGTTGTTCGTAAAGTAAAAGAAATGCTTTAA